Proteins from a genomic interval of Longimicrobium sp.:
- a CDS encoding Pycsar system effector family protein translates to MDKHALLETTLSRQLQWIAAADLKVSPLATVDIAMFGVIAAVAPTSNGWTGVSITLTVLALAALSGSLLHLLVATSPRTRSPMGSLIYFGGITQRTEEEFVAEMQNLKAEEYELDLARQTYRNACIAGEKYKHVKTGTRFLYAAIVPWALAVYLLISHNTQ, encoded by the coding sequence ACTACGCTCTCCCGCCAGCTGCAATGGATCGCCGCAGCTGATTTGAAGGTTTCTCCCCTGGCAACCGTAGACATTGCGATGTTCGGCGTCATCGCGGCCGTCGCTCCCACCTCGAACGGGTGGACAGGGGTGAGCATTACCCTCACCGTCCTGGCTCTGGCGGCACTCAGCGGGAGCTTGCTGCACCTGCTCGTGGCAACGTCGCCTCGTACCAGGAGCCCCATGGGATCTCTGATCTATTTCGGAGGCATCACGCAGCGGACGGAGGAGGAGTTCGTTGCAGAGATGCAAAACTTGAAGGCGGAAGAGTACGAGTTGGATCTTGCCCGCCAGACCTACAGGAATGCCTGTATCGCCGGTGAGAAGTACAAGCATGTGAAAACCGGCACGCGGTTTCTCTATGCCGCCATCGTCCCCTGGGCCCTGGCCGTGTACCTGCTAATCAGCCACAACACGCAGTAA